A window of the Streptomyces sp. NBC_01351 genome harbors these coding sequences:
- a CDS encoding TetR/AcrR family transcriptional regulator, whose protein sequence is MARSTLTRDEVLDAATSLVKQHGPAALTMRKLAAELGTAVTSIYWHVGNREQLLDALVERTVEEMGAIRPAGRNPAERILSVARTLRRELRERPHLIAMVHERGLTERMFLPAQQALVHEVHVAGLRGARAADVVRAIQFQIVGFLLVERNRERSPAQSPAESDLWDPAAAPHDPALARALARPADPERLFLLSVQALTATLLKPRGQAV, encoded by the coding sequence ATGGCCAGAAGCACGCTGACCCGTGACGAGGTACTGGACGCCGCCACGTCCCTGGTCAAGCAGCACGGCCCGGCCGCCCTCACCATGCGCAAGCTCGCCGCCGAACTGGGCACCGCGGTGACCTCCATCTACTGGCACGTCGGCAACCGCGAGCAGCTGCTGGACGCCCTCGTGGAGCGGACCGTGGAGGAGATGGGCGCGATCAGGCCCGCAGGCCGCAACCCGGCCGAACGGATCCTGTCGGTGGCCCGGACCCTGCGCCGCGAGCTGCGCGAACGCCCGCACCTGATCGCGATGGTCCACGAACGCGGCCTCACCGAGCGGATGTTCCTGCCCGCCCAGCAGGCCCTCGTCCACGAGGTGCACGTCGCCGGGCTGCGCGGGGCGCGGGCGGCCGACGTGGTGCGCGCGATCCAGTTCCAGATCGTCGGCTTCCTGCTCGTCGAGCGCAATCGCGAACGCTCCCCCGCCCAGTCCCCCGCCGAGAGCGACCTCTGGGACCCGGCCGCGGCCCCGCACGACCCGGCCCTCGCCCGAGCCCTGGCCCGCCCGGCGGACCCGGAACGACTGTTCCTGCTGTCCGTGCAGGCCCTGACGGCCACCCTGCTCAAGCCGCGCGGCCAGGCCGTCTAA
- a CDS encoding amidohydrolase family protein, protein MTSDDRYTVISADCHAGADLLDYKPYLEKRYHEDFDAWAATYVNPYEDLLADKADRNWDSAVRLAELEADGIVAEVLFPNTIPPFFPKSSLMAQPPTPAEFAMRWAGLQAHNRWMADFCAQAPGRRAGVVQILLNDVDAAVAEIRRTRNEGLTGGILLPGVPPGSAVPELHSEAYDPIWAVCDELDVPVNHHGGSASPPLGDEPAARAVFMVETTWFSHRALWHLIFGGAFRRHPGLKLVLTEQGSGWIPGVMEMLDYYHGRLVAASGTAESKFGAGLADAMGKGPSEVWRDNCFVGASFMRPHEVPLRERIGLDKIMWGSDYPHDEGTTPFSREGLRIAYAGLPREEVAAMVGGNAARVYGFDLALLDAVAAKHGPLVSEVAEPLTEVPAGATSPAFARGGSVRVW, encoded by the coding sequence GTGACGTCCGACGACCGCTACACGGTCATCTCGGCCGACTGCCACGCGGGCGCCGACCTGCTGGACTACAAGCCCTACCTGGAGAAGCGGTACCACGAGGACTTCGACGCCTGGGCCGCCACGTACGTCAATCCGTACGAGGACCTCCTTGCGGACAAGGCGGACCGCAACTGGGACTCGGCGGTCCGCCTCGCCGAACTGGAAGCCGACGGCATCGTCGCGGAAGTCCTCTTCCCGAACACCATCCCGCCGTTCTTCCCGAAGTCCTCCCTGATGGCCCAGCCCCCGACGCCCGCGGAGTTCGCGATGCGCTGGGCGGGCCTCCAGGCCCACAACCGCTGGATGGCGGACTTCTGCGCGCAGGCGCCGGGCCGCCGCGCGGGCGTGGTCCAGATCCTCCTCAACGACGTGGACGCGGCGGTCGCGGAGATCCGCCGCACCAGGAACGAGGGCCTCACCGGCGGCATCCTGCTGCCCGGCGTCCCGCCCGGCTCGGCCGTCCCCGAGCTCCACTCGGAGGCGTACGACCCGATCTGGGCGGTCTGCGACGAGCTGGACGTCCCGGTCAACCACCACGGCGGCTCGGCCTCCCCGCCGCTGGGCGACGAACCGGCCGCCCGGGCCGTCTTCATGGTCGAAACCACCTGGTTCTCGCACCGCGCCCTGTGGCACCTCATCTTCGGCGGCGCCTTCCGCCGGCACCCCGGCCTCAAGCTGGTCCTCACGGAACAGGGCTCCGGCTGGATCCCGGGCGTGATGGAGATGCTGGACTACTACCACGGCCGCCTGGTCGCGGCCTCCGGCACGGCCGAGTCCAAGTTCGGGGCGGGCCTGGCGGACGCGATGGGCAAGGGCCCGAGCGAGGTATGGCGGGACAACTGCTTCGTGGGAGCGAGCTTCATGCGCCCCCACGAGGTCCCGCTGCGGGAGCGGATCGGCCTCGACAAGATCATGTGGGGCAGCGACTACCCCCACGACGAGGGCACCACCCCCTTCTCCCGCGAAGGCCTCCGCATCGCCTACGCGGGCCTCCCGCGCGAGGAGGTCGCCGCGATGGTCGGCGGCAACGCGGCCCGCGTCTACGGCTTCGACCTCGCCCTGCTGGACGCGGTCGCCGCCAAACACGGCCCGCTGGTCTCGGAGGTGGCCGAGCCGCTGACGGAAGTCCCGGCGGGGGCGACCAGCCCGGCCTTCGCGCGAGGGGGGTCGGTGCGGGTCTGGTGA
- a CDS encoding MXAN_6230/SCO0854 family RING domain-containing protein, translating to MSAIESVLLRRLRTVYVDQPPAASSPGREGVRPLEGELLERGHALSPELHAALSALAPTDLAEERLRLFALVDALMGADRVHKPLFRRFPFSIPHDTERWYVSRIFALLLQEPEQPCVLCAESTTVHPVAPCAHLVCRACWDGADYTGCPVCHRRVDPADPFLRPDLDEGADRAARAARKGKGLPTAPLRLLRLGTDRPQDCARVIASLLARQTPLSPEDRDDLALLLSHAPADLGWLPEEIPVRETKALVLGKLLADWRTEDAARALLAARLTTATDVLRLLAVFSGGDPGLLPLPRFAGIGRPLRRELLAVLDALNPEYLVEDLLRHPVAWKRAAERLHPFERHARHPRAALAFAVLRGTTVSTAGPFGVALLETAAAHPEAVRVDGDRIRPATWAGRIEEALALGDAGAAAALAGQRPGELVRRLDHLLRLHPGEELVPELEEALARGLPAAGAGPLLSAFGALRPRAGDRRGGRRVFFPRGQVARAQVAWEERAPLPAPLLAAAVSRLEEEVLRRFGAAGDEPYDLSVLDSGLADLTVPFGERTAAKALVAVPRGSTQSLPEGEVLRLFLHWTEPADRITDLDLSVAFFDADWKFTGLCDYTSLRHGPRGAATHSGDLTSAPAPDGATEYVDLDLAALARNGDVYAVPLVFSFNNVPFEELPDAFAGFMALPADATRGSSYDPRTVRQRFDLAGQSQVCLPMVVDLAARRALWADVHLPPSGGFQSVASHGERLASVARDVWEHFGSGARTSLWDLAVWRAAARSREVAVVRRAVHPVLPDELWLYRAGDGEPVAAFAARVSTLEPPQELREPANADAEAAELAAGKRVFLALVHGSPALAGASGTAYRLFPGPVEVPAALTSVTAGDLMAELGRADIAATAVSRGRYPL from the coding sequence GTGTCTGCCATCGAGTCCGTCCTGCTGCGCCGGCTGCGGACCGTCTACGTCGACCAGCCGCCGGCCGCCTCTTCGCCCGGCCGCGAAGGTGTGCGGCCCCTGGAGGGCGAGCTCCTGGAGCGCGGTCACGCACTGAGCCCGGAGCTGCACGCGGCCCTCTCGGCGCTCGCGCCGACCGACCTCGCCGAGGAGCGGCTGCGGCTGTTCGCCCTGGTGGACGCGCTGATGGGCGCCGACCGGGTGCACAAACCGCTCTTCCGCCGCTTCCCCTTCTCCATCCCGCACGACACCGAGCGCTGGTACGTCAGCCGGATCTTCGCCCTGCTGCTCCAGGAGCCCGAGCAGCCCTGCGTGCTGTGCGCCGAGAGCACCACGGTGCACCCCGTCGCGCCCTGCGCGCACCTCGTGTGCCGCGCCTGCTGGGACGGCGCCGACTACACCGGCTGCCCGGTCTGCCACCGGCGCGTCGACCCCGCCGATCCCTTCCTGCGCCCGGACCTCGACGAAGGTGCCGACCGCGCCGCCCGGGCCGCCCGCAAGGGCAAGGGGCTGCCGACGGCTCCGCTGCGGCTGCTGCGGCTCGGCACCGACCGGCCGCAGGACTGCGCCCGGGTGATCGCCTCGCTGCTCGCCCGGCAGACCCCGCTGTCCCCCGAGGACCGCGACGACCTCGCCCTCCTGCTCTCCCACGCCCCGGCGGACCTCGGGTGGCTCCCCGAGGAGATCCCCGTACGGGAGACCAAGGCACTGGTCCTCGGCAAGCTGCTGGCCGACTGGCGGACCGAGGACGCGGCGCGGGCGCTGCTCGCCGCCCGGCTCACCACCGCCACCGACGTGCTGCGGCTGCTCGCCGTGTTCTCCGGCGGGGACCCGGGCCTGCTGCCGCTGCCCCGGTTCGCGGGGATCGGCCGGCCGCTGCGCCGGGAACTCCTCGCGGTGCTCGACGCGTTGAACCCGGAGTACCTGGTCGAGGACCTGCTGCGGCACCCCGTCGCCTGGAAGCGGGCCGCCGAGCGCCTGCACCCCTTCGAGCGGCACGCCCGGCATCCGCGGGCCGCGCTCGCCTTCGCCGTGCTGCGGGGCACGACCGTGTCCACCGCCGGCCCCTTCGGTGTGGCGCTGCTGGAGACGGCCGCCGCGCACCCGGAGGCCGTCCGCGTGGACGGGGACCGGATCCGCCCCGCCACCTGGGCGGGCCGGATCGAGGAGGCCCTGGCCCTGGGGGACGCGGGCGCGGCCGCCGCACTGGCCGGGCAGCGCCCGGGGGAACTCGTACGCCGCCTCGACCACCTGCTGCGCCTGCATCCGGGCGAGGAGCTCGTCCCCGAGCTGGAGGAGGCGCTCGCGCGCGGGCTGCCCGCCGCCGGCGCGGGTCCGCTGCTGTCCGCGTTCGGCGCGCTGCGGCCCCGGGCAGGGGACCGCAGGGGCGGGCGCCGGGTGTTCTTCCCGCGCGGCCAGGTCGCCCGTGCCCAGGTGGCGTGGGAGGAGCGGGCCCCGCTGCCCGCGCCGCTCCTCGCGGCGGCGGTGTCCCGGCTGGAGGAGGAGGTGCTGCGGCGGTTCGGCGCCGCCGGGGACGAGCCGTACGACCTGTCCGTCCTCGACTCCGGGCTGGCCGACCTGACCGTGCCCTTCGGCGAGCGCACCGCGGCCAAGGCGCTGGTGGCCGTACCGCGGGGCAGTACGCAGAGCCTGCCCGAGGGCGAGGTGCTGCGGCTTTTCCTGCACTGGACGGAGCCCGCGGACCGGATCACCGACCTCGACCTGTCCGTCGCCTTCTTCGACGCCGACTGGAAGTTCACCGGTCTGTGCGACTACACGAGCCTGCGGCACGGGCCGCGCGGGGCCGCCACCCACTCGGGCGACCTCACCTCGGCTCCCGCCCCGGACGGCGCCACCGAGTACGTGGACCTGGACCTGGCCGCGCTGGCGCGGAACGGCGACGTGTACGCGGTCCCGCTGGTCTTCAGCTTCAACAACGTGCCCTTCGAGGAGCTCCCGGACGCCTTCGCGGGCTTCATGGCCCTGCCCGCGGACGCCACGCGCGGCTCCTCGTACGACCCGCGCACCGTCCGTCAGCGCTTCGACCTCGCCGGGCAGTCGCAGGTGTGCCTGCCCATGGTGGTGGACCTGGCCGCCCGCCGGGCGCTGTGGGCGGACGTCCACCTGCCGCCGTCGGGCGGCTTCCAGAGCGTGGCCTCGCACGGGGAGCGGCTGGCGTCCGTGGCCCGCGACGTCTGGGAGCACTTCGGCTCCGGCGCCCGTACGAGCCTGTGGGACCTGGCCGTGTGGCGGGCCGCCGCCCGCTCCCGCGAGGTGGCCGTCGTACGCCGGGCCGTGCATCCGGTGCTCCCCGACGAGCTGTGGCTGTACCGGGCCGGGGACGGCGAGCCGGTGGCCGCGTTCGCCGCACGGGTCTCGACCCTGGAGCCGCCGCAGGAGCTCCGCGAGCCGGCGAACGCCGATGCGGAGGCCGCCGAACTGGCTGCGGGGAAGCGGGTGTTCCTGGCCCTGGTGCACGGGAGCCCGGCCCTGGCGGGGGCTTCGGGGACGGCGTACCGGCTCTTCCCTGGGCCCGTCGAAGTCCCCGCCGCCCTCACCTCGGTGACGGCCGGGGACCTGATGGCGGAGCTGGGCCGAGCTGACATCGCGGCCACGGCTGTCAGTCGGGGCCGATATCCTCTGTGA
- a CDS encoding acetoacetate decarboxylase family protein has protein sequence MARVRYGARTEAEIAASREKSSKLPDIWSTGVVAVWETDPDVVAAVLPPPLKPAERPLVRANISKVDLPGYPLGAGSVAVAARHGGVEGWYPLVMPMSMERALIGGREVFGEPKKLGEITVEREGLVVRASLARHGIAFVEVRGAVDRELPLPEPTQKVDFYFKFLPAVDGSGFDADPVLVHCTRNEKVRKLEHITGDVVLRESMFDPIADLPVRRLVEITIGEKTTDQRGKVVERVSAQALLPYIHQRYDDPMQILDAPPSGSTKGSV, from the coding sequence ATGGCACGCGTACGGTACGGAGCGCGAACCGAGGCCGAGATCGCGGCGTCGCGCGAGAAGAGTTCCAAGCTCCCCGACATCTGGTCCACCGGCGTGGTGGCCGTCTGGGAGACCGACCCGGACGTGGTGGCGGCAGTCCTCCCGCCGCCACTCAAGCCCGCCGAGCGGCCCCTCGTACGGGCCAACATCAGCAAGGTCGACCTGCCCGGCTACCCGCTCGGCGCCGGCTCGGTGGCCGTCGCCGCCCGGCACGGAGGGGTCGAGGGCTGGTACCCGCTGGTCATGCCCATGAGCATGGAGCGGGCCCTGATCGGCGGCCGCGAGGTGTTCGGCGAGCCGAAGAAGCTCGGCGAGATCACCGTCGAACGCGAAGGCCTCGTCGTACGGGCCTCCCTCGCCCGGCACGGGATCGCCTTCGTGGAGGTGCGCGGGGCCGTGGACCGGGAGCTGCCGCTGCCCGAGCCCACCCAGAAGGTCGACTTCTACTTCAAGTTCCTCCCCGCGGTGGACGGTTCGGGTTTCGACGCCGACCCGGTGCTCGTGCACTGCACGCGCAACGAGAAGGTCCGCAAGCTGGAGCACATCACCGGTGACGTGGTGCTCCGCGAGTCCATGTTCGACCCCATCGCGGACCTCCCGGTGCGCCGCCTCGTCGAGATCACCATCGGCGAGAAGACCACCGACCAGCGGGGCAAGGTCGTCGAACGGGTCAGCGCCCAGGCCCTCCTCCCGTACATCCACCAGCGTTACGACGACCCCATGCAGATCCTGGACGCACCCCCGTCGGGAAGTACGAAAGGCAGCGTCTGA
- a CDS encoding DEDDh family exonuclease, translating into MTMLADRTTAETMWPTAYPKGYAVVDVETTGLARDDRIVSAAVYRLDAQGNVEDHWYTLVNPLRDPGPVWIHGITSDMLQDAPLFKDIASEFAGRLADRVLVAHNAIFDWQMIAREYARAEETAPVRQRLCTIALSKELNLPLPNHKLESLAAHFGVVQQRAHHALDDARVLAEAFRPSLHAAARSGVRLPLLECRPLTEWSDSAAAPRVGYQSSYGNSGSWRPSRKRPPCPHPNPGRYEDGKPLKQGMRIAFSGDTSVERELLEDRAVEAGLHIATSVSRLTSLLVTNDPDSATSKTVKAKSFGTPVVDEAAFTQLLRDVADAES; encoded by the coding sequence GTGACCATGCTCGCCGACCGTACGACCGCAGAGACGATGTGGCCGACCGCGTACCCGAAGGGGTACGCGGTCGTCGACGTGGAGACCACCGGGCTCGCTCGCGACGACCGGATAGTCTCCGCCGCCGTCTACCGGCTCGACGCGCAGGGCAATGTGGAGGACCACTGGTACACCCTGGTCAACCCGCTGCGTGACCCGGGACCCGTGTGGATCCACGGCATCACCAGCGACATGCTCCAGGACGCCCCGCTCTTCAAGGACATCGCCTCGGAGTTCGCCGGGCGGCTCGCGGACCGGGTGCTGGTCGCGCACAACGCCATCTTCGACTGGCAGATGATCGCCCGGGAGTACGCCCGGGCCGAGGAGACCGCGCCGGTCCGTCAGCGGCTGTGCACGATCGCCCTGTCGAAGGAGCTGAACCTCCCGCTGCCCAACCACAAGCTGGAGTCGCTCGCCGCGCACTTCGGCGTGGTCCAGCAGCGCGCCCACCACGCGCTCGACGACGCACGGGTGCTCGCCGAGGCCTTCCGCCCGTCCCTGCACGCGGCCGCCCGCAGCGGCGTACGGCTGCCCCTGCTGGAGTGCCGGCCGCTGACCGAGTGGTCGGACTCGGCCGCCGCTCCGCGGGTGGGCTACCAGTCCTCGTACGGGAACAGCGGCAGCTGGCGGCCCTCGCGCAAGCGGCCGCCGTGCCCGCACCCGAACCCGGGGCGCTACGAGGACGGCAAGCCGCTGAAGCAGGGGATGCGGATCGCCTTCTCCGGTGACACGTCGGTGGAGCGGGAGCTGTTGGAGGACCGCGCGGTCGAGGCGGGACTGCACATCGCGACGAGCGTGTCGCGCCTCACCAGCCTGCTGGTGACGAACGACCCCGACTCGGCGACCTCGAAGACGGTCAAGGCGAAGTCCTTCGGCACCCCGGTCGTCGACGAGGCGGCCTTCACGCAGCTGCTGCGGGACGTGGCGGACGCGGAGTCCTGA
- a CDS encoding amidohydrolase family protein, with amino-acid sequence MSDKHEDQYEDPYLIISSDCHAGLPTEQYRPYLDSAFHPQFDEFLGERDARRAEATRLGVRNEAFAEKWFHDHEEGLKGGWDTAQRLKELDGDGVAGEVVFPDADAVDSQTAAPFGVGLGLSGDQDPELGMAGAQAHNRWLAEFVSQNPERHCGVALLPITGEPSKVVAEIYRAKESGLGALMIPAMWVDKAPYHDRRYDPVWAAAAETQMPIVTHSGSSPRHEYGDHLGIFVSEVTWWPARPLWFLLWSGVFERHPGLKFGVAESGCWWLPNQLWFMDRLYLGAHGGKKLSPFEELKRPPSEYLDRQVFICATNTKRRELAQRYEIGVDNILWGSDFPHPEGTWPDTRNWLKKTFHDIPVAETRRMLGLAAAEVFGFDTGKLAPIARRIGPTPADLGQSPDQAAVEASWARSREVGRHWLTDNDFPVLGVDQ; translated from the coding sequence GTGAGCGACAAGCACGAAGACCAGTACGAAGACCCGTACCTGATCATCTCCTCCGACTGCCACGCGGGCCTGCCGACCGAGCAGTACCGCCCCTACCTGGACAGCGCGTTCCACCCCCAGTTCGACGAGTTCCTCGGCGAGCGCGACGCCCGCCGAGCGGAGGCCACCCGACTGGGCGTCCGCAACGAGGCCTTCGCCGAGAAGTGGTTCCACGACCACGAGGAGGGCCTCAAGGGAGGCTGGGACACGGCGCAGCGGCTGAAGGAACTCGACGGCGACGGCGTCGCCGGCGAGGTCGTCTTCCCCGACGCGGACGCCGTCGACAGCCAGACCGCGGCCCCCTTCGGAGTGGGCCTCGGCCTCTCCGGGGACCAGGACCCCGAACTCGGCATGGCGGGCGCACAGGCGCACAACCGCTGGCTGGCGGAGTTCGTCTCGCAGAACCCCGAGCGCCACTGCGGGGTCGCCCTCCTCCCCATCACCGGCGAGCCGTCGAAGGTCGTCGCCGAGATATACCGCGCCAAGGAATCCGGGCTGGGCGCGCTGATGATCCCGGCGATGTGGGTGGACAAGGCGCCCTACCACGACCGCCGTTACGACCCCGTGTGGGCGGCGGCGGCCGAGACGCAGATGCCGATCGTCACCCACTCCGGCTCCTCGCCGCGCCACGAGTACGGCGACCACCTCGGCATCTTCGTCTCCGAGGTCACCTGGTGGCCGGCCCGCCCGCTCTGGTTCCTGCTCTGGTCCGGGGTCTTCGAGCGGCACCCGGGGCTCAAGTTCGGCGTGGCGGAATCGGGCTGCTGGTGGCTCCCGAACCAGCTGTGGTTCATGGACCGCCTCTACCTCGGCGCGCACGGCGGCAAGAAGCTCTCCCCCTTCGAGGAGCTGAAGCGCCCGCCGAGCGAGTACCTGGACCGCCAGGTCTTCATCTGCGCGACCAACACCAAGCGGCGCGAACTCGCCCAGCGCTACGAGATCGGCGTGGACAACATCCTGTGGGGTTCGGACTTCCCGCACCCCGAGGGCACCTGGCCGGACACCCGGAACTGGCTGAAGAAGACCTTCCACGACATCCCGGTCGCCGAGACCCGCCGGATGCTGGGCCTGGCGGCCGCCGAGGTCTTCGGCTTCGACACCGGCAAACTGGCCCCGATCGCCCGCCGGATCGGCCCCACCCCGGCCGACCTGGGCCAGTCGCCCGACCAGGCGGCGGTGGAGGCCTCCTGGGCCCGCTCCCGCGAGGTGGGTCGGCACTGGCTGACGGACAACGACTTCCCGGTACTGGGGGTGGACCAGTGA
- a CDS encoding SDR family NAD(P)-dependent oxidoreductase, whose translation MRLEPGQVAVVTGAASGIGLAMARRFAAEGLKVVLADVEEGALNKAAGELAADGAEVLARTVDVSDRDSVIALADAAYETFGAVHVLCNNAGVGSGAEGRMWQHEPNDWKWAFSVNVWGVFHGIQAFVPRMIEGGAPGHVVNTSSGDGGIAPLPTASVYAVTKAAVVTMTESLYAHLKAEGAAIGASVLFPGPHMLRTGLWESHRNRPERYAKERPRKSPYRSLDQYEAAMKQAGHEVNFTPVEEVAEHVVDGIRADRFWMLPASEHSDRQIRARSQSMLDRANPAYLESFILD comes from the coding sequence ATGCGACTCGAACCAGGACAGGTGGCCGTCGTCACCGGAGCCGCCAGTGGCATCGGCCTCGCGATGGCCCGCCGCTTCGCCGCCGAGGGACTGAAGGTCGTCCTCGCCGACGTGGAGGAGGGCGCCCTGAACAAGGCCGCCGGGGAACTCGCCGCCGACGGCGCCGAAGTCCTCGCGCGGACCGTGGACGTCAGCGACCGCGACTCGGTGATCGCGCTGGCCGACGCCGCCTACGAGACCTTCGGCGCCGTGCACGTGCTCTGCAACAACGCGGGCGTCGGCTCCGGCGCCGAAGGCCGGATGTGGCAGCACGAGCCCAACGACTGGAAATGGGCCTTCTCCGTCAACGTGTGGGGCGTCTTCCACGGCATCCAGGCCTTCGTCCCCCGCATGATCGAGGGCGGCGCCCCCGGCCACGTCGTCAACACCTCCTCCGGCGACGGCGGCATCGCCCCGCTGCCCACCGCCTCCGTGTACGCGGTCACGAAGGCGGCCGTGGTGACGATGACCGAGTCCCTCTACGCCCACCTCAAGGCGGAGGGCGCGGCCATCGGAGCCTCCGTCCTCTTCCCGGGACCGCACATGCTGCGCACCGGGCTGTGGGAGTCGCACCGCAACCGGCCCGAGCGGTACGCGAAGGAGCGGCCGCGCAAGTCCCCGTACCGCAGCCTCGACCAGTACGAGGCAGCCATGAAGCAAGCCGGCCACGAGGTGAACTTCACCCCCGTCGAGGAGGTCGCCGAGCACGTCGTCGACGGCATCCGCGCCGACCGCTTCTGGATGCTCCCGGCCAGCGAGCACAGCGACCGGCAGATCCGCGCCCGGTCGCAGTCGATGCTCGACCGCGCCAACCCCGCCTACCTGGAAAGCTTCATCCTCGACTGA
- a CDS encoding SURF1 family cytochrome oxidase biogenesis protein translates to MYRFVLTRQWVCLTLVALALIPAMIKLGFWQYHRHVHRVAQNELIDANLRAKPVPVTEVTSPGHEVPRADFWRAVTATGTYDSAHEVVVRMRTSNDDKVGFHVLTPLVLGDGRVVLVNRGWVPGGDDPRAYPPVPAAPSGEVTVAGRLKADETSGGSGIKDRKGLPDRQVMLINSGQQAESLGRPVLGGYLELTAPAPADDSPEIITDPDHDSIGAHMAYAVQWWLFASAVPVGWLVLVRREKRDREEEAAKAASAAAEPAAA, encoded by the coding sequence GTGTACCGCTTTGTGCTGACCCGGCAGTGGGTGTGCCTCACCCTCGTCGCCCTCGCCCTGATCCCCGCGATGATCAAGCTGGGGTTCTGGCAGTACCACCGCCATGTGCACCGGGTCGCGCAGAACGAGCTCATCGACGCGAACCTGCGGGCGAAGCCGGTCCCGGTGACCGAGGTCACCTCCCCCGGCCACGAGGTCCCCCGCGCGGACTTCTGGCGGGCCGTCACCGCGACCGGTACGTACGACTCCGCGCACGAGGTGGTCGTGCGCATGCGGACCTCCAACGACGACAAGGTCGGCTTCCACGTCCTGACCCCGCTCGTGCTCGGCGACGGCCGGGTGGTGCTGGTCAACCGCGGCTGGGTGCCCGGCGGCGACGACCCCCGCGCCTATCCGCCGGTGCCGGCGGCGCCCTCGGGCGAGGTCACCGTCGCCGGACGGCTGAAGGCCGACGAGACGAGCGGCGGCAGCGGCATCAAGGACCGCAAGGGCCTGCCGGACCGCCAGGTGATGCTGATCAACAGCGGACAGCAGGCCGAGTCCCTGGGCCGGCCCGTCCTCGGCGGCTACCTGGAGCTCACCGCTCCGGCTCCGGCGGACGACAGCCCCGAGATCATCACCGACCCCGACCACGACTCGATCGGCGCGCACATGGCGTACGCCGTCCAGTGGTGGCTGTTCGCCTCCGCGGTGCCGGTGGGCTGGCTGGTCCTCGTACGGCGGGAGAAGCGGGACCGCGAGGAGGAGGCGGCCAAGGCCGCGTCCGCGGCGGCGGAGCCGGCGGCCGCGTAG
- a CDS encoding SDR family oxidoreductase: protein MDLGLKDRVYVVTGATRGLGLASARELTADGAKVVLTGRDGKRAADAAASLGPNAVGVAADNSDPAAAGQLIAAAREHFGRFDGILVSVGGPAPGSAADNTDEQWSAAFESVFLGAVRLARAAAAELGEGGVIGFVLSGSVHEPIPGLTISNGLRPGLAGFAKSLSVELGPRGIRVVGLLPARIDTDRVRELDALSGDAETARAGNESRIPLGRYGTPEEFGRTAAFLLSPAASYLTGVMLPVDGGSRHGF, encoded by the coding sequence ATGGATCTTGGACTGAAAGACCGCGTCTACGTCGTCACCGGGGCCACCCGCGGCCTCGGCCTCGCCTCCGCCCGTGAACTCACCGCGGACGGCGCGAAGGTCGTCCTGACGGGCCGGGACGGCAAGCGGGCGGCCGACGCCGCCGCTTCGCTCGGCCCGAACGCCGTCGGGGTGGCCGCCGACAACTCCGACCCGGCGGCGGCCGGGCAGCTCATCGCCGCCGCGCGCGAGCACTTCGGGCGCTTCGACGGCATCCTCGTCAGCGTCGGCGGCCCGGCCCCCGGCTCCGCCGCGGACAACACCGACGAGCAGTGGTCGGCCGCCTTCGAATCGGTCTTCCTGGGCGCGGTCCGCCTCGCCCGCGCGGCCGCCGCCGAGCTGGGCGAGGGCGGGGTCATCGGCTTCGTCCTGTCGGGCTCGGTCCACGAGCCGATCCCCGGCCTGACCATCTCCAACGGCCTGCGGCCGGGCCTGGCGGGCTTCGCCAAGTCCCTGTCGGTGGAGCTGGGCCCGCGCGGGATCCGGGTCGTCGGCCTGCTGCCCGCGCGCATCGACACCGACCGGGTGCGCGAGCTCGACGCGCTGTCCGGCGACGCGGAGACGGCCCGCGCCGGCAACGAGTCCCGGATCCCGCTGGGACGCTACGGGACCCCGGAGGAGTTCGGCCGCACGGCCGCGTTCCTGCTCTCCCCCGCGGCCTCGTACCTGACGGGCGTCATGCTCCCGGTGGACGGCGGCTCCCGGCACGGCTTCTGA